One genomic window of Undibacterium cyanobacteriorum includes the following:
- a CDS encoding YHS domain-containing (seleno)protein encodes MIASTLRRGILTSLVIGSLGMAAYVPMSVHAQDQNSTAAVNVDTEGVGLHGYDPVAYFTVKKPTLGKAMYTHSFEGATYRFASKENLDKFKANPAMYAPQFGGFCAMGVALEKKLDGDPQAWRVVDNKLYLNVNKDIQKKWLEDVPGNIVKASKTWPEIKNKAPKDL; translated from the coding sequence ATGATTGCATCTACTTTACGTCGCGGCATCCTCACTTCTCTCGTTATCGGCAGCCTCGGCATGGCCGCTTATGTGCCGATGTCTGTTCACGCACAAGATCAAAATTCCACTGCAGCCGTCAATGTTGATACAGAAGGTGTTGGCTTGCATGGCTATGATCCCGTCGCGTACTTCACAGTGAAAAAGCCAACACTGGGCAAAGCGATGTACACGCACAGCTTTGAAGGCGCGACATATCGTTTCGCCTCCAAAGAAAATCTCGACAAGTTCAAAGCCAACCCTGCCATGTATGCACCGCAATTCGGCGGCTTCTGCGCCATGGGCGTGGCCTTGGAAAAGAAACTCGATGGTGATCCACAAGCATGGCGCGTGGTCGATAACAAACTGTACTTAAACGTCAACAAAGACATTCAAAAGAAATGGTTAGAAGACGTGCCAGGCAATATCGTCAAAGCAAGCAAAACTTGGCCAGAGATCAAAAACAAGGCACCGAAGGATCTGTAA
- a CDS encoding carboxymuconolactone decarboxylase family protein: MTPNIIEKGNRMSRIPVITNETATTEQLELFNAIQAQLGVVPNFLKIFANSPAALRSFLGFYSIAHEGTLDALTRERIALAVAQQNSCEYCVSAHTALGKKAGLSNDEINANRAGGSQDAKAAIAVKLARSISEHKGEIATAELIEARNAGFSESDIVEIITHVGLNYLTNILGKASRVEIDFPKVSLN, encoded by the coding sequence ATGACACCCAATATCATTGAAAAAGGAAATCGTATGAGCCGCATCCCAGTTATTACCAACGAAACAGCAACGACAGAACAATTGGAATTGTTCAATGCCATCCAAGCGCAACTTGGCGTCGTTCCTAACTTTTTGAAAATCTTCGCAAACTCACCAGCAGCTTTGCGTTCTTTCTTAGGTTTCTACAGCATCGCCCACGAAGGCACGCTCGATGCTTTGACACGCGAACGTATCGCCCTCGCAGTGGCGCAGCAAAACTCTTGCGAATACTGCGTCTCCGCCCACACCGCACTCGGCAAAAAAGCGGGTCTGAGTAACGACGAGATCAACGCTAACCGCGCTGGTGGTAGCCAAGATGCGAAAGCAGCGATCGCGGTGAAATTGGCACGTTCGATCTCTGAGCACAAAGGTGAAATCGCGACTGCGGAATTGATCGAGGCGCGTAACGCTGGCTTCAGCGAGAGCGATATCGTCGAAATCATCACACACGTCGGCCTGAATTATTTGACCAACATCTTGGGCAAGGCTAGCCGCGTTGAAATCGACTTCCCTAAAGTCAGCTTGAACTAA
- a CDS encoding LysR family transcriptional regulator: MDRFHQLAVYVAVAEEESFAAGARRIGLSAPAVTRAVASLEQALGVTLLNRTTRYVRPTDAGQRYLEDARQILNRLQEADESAAGINATPRGHLSITAPVLFGKIFVMPHVVEYMQRYADVEISALFLDRVVNMMEEGVDVGVRIGALPDSSMRAVRVGQVRRVLCASPAYLEKHGIPQTPEDLQRHQIIAASGVTPSVEWKFGDGDQATTVRIKPRMTVTTNDGAIEAVRHGAGITRLMSYQVAHALQSGDLKTVLSEYESTPLPIHIVHRQGRTGSAKIRSFVDFMAEALRSHSALG, translated from the coding sequence ATGGATCGATTTCATCAATTAGCGGTATATGTCGCCGTCGCTGAGGAAGAAAGTTTCGCCGCGGGCGCAAGACGCATAGGCTTGTCGGCACCAGCCGTGACACGTGCTGTCGCCAGTTTGGAGCAAGCGCTAGGCGTGACCTTACTGAACCGCACTACCCGCTATGTACGACCGACCGATGCCGGCCAGCGCTATTTGGAAGACGCGCGTCAAATTCTCAATCGATTGCAAGAAGCCGATGAGAGTGCGGCTGGGATTAACGCGACACCGCGTGGCCACCTGAGCATTACCGCGCCGGTGCTGTTCGGGAAGATCTTCGTGATGCCGCATGTGGTCGAATACATGCAACGCTATGCCGATGTCGAAATCTCAGCGCTGTTTCTCGACCGCGTTGTGAATATGATGGAGGAAGGTGTCGATGTTGGCGTGCGCATTGGCGCCTTGCCCGATTCAAGTATGCGCGCCGTGCGTGTCGGTCAAGTGCGGCGCGTCTTATGTGCTTCGCCAGCCTATTTGGAGAAACACGGTATCCCACAAACGCCAGAAGATTTACAACGCCATCAAATCATTGCCGCCAGTGGCGTCACGCCATCGGTGGAATGGAAGTTTGGCGATGGCGATCAAGCGACCACGGTGCGCATCAAACCCCGCATGACCGTCACTACCAACGACGGCGCCATCGAAGCCGTGCGCCACGGCGCTGGCATCACGCGTTTGATGTCCTACCAAGTCGCCCATGCCCTGCAAAGCGGTGATCTGAAGACCGTGCTCAGCGAATACGAATCGACACCGTTACCGATCCACATCGTACACCGCCAAGGCCGCACCGGTTCCGCCAAAATTCGCAGCTTCGTGGATTTTATGGCAGAGGCACTGCGTTCACATAGTGCCTTGGGGTGA
- a CDS encoding DUF5071 domain-containing protein produces the protein MKNIELIPRDKLDLERAEAAVAAGYPAVAPILPELMEWMQDMNWPVARALQALLAGIGSPLEPHIRRVLESDDLIWKYGVLRWIVAESPELIAIFTPDLQRLSMQANVAEQAEELDVLAHEILQKFC, from the coding sequence ATGAAAAATATCGAACTCATTCCACGCGACAAACTCGACCTCGAGAGAGCCGAAGCGGCAGTGGCAGCTGGCTATCCCGCGGTTGCTCCTATCCTACCTGAGCTCATGGAGTGGATGCAGGACATGAATTGGCCCGTCGCACGCGCCTTACAAGCTCTGCTAGCTGGAATTGGTAGTCCCTTAGAGCCTCATATTAGGCGGGTCCTAGAATCGGATGATCTGATCTGGAAGTATGGGGTCTTGCGCTGGATCGTCGCCGAGTCCCCTGAACTGATCGCTATTTTCACTCCAGACCTGCAACGTTTATCGATGCAAGCGAACGTTGCTGAACAAGCTGAAGAGCTCGATGTATTGGCGCATGAGATTCTACAAAAGTTCTGCTAA
- a CDS encoding DUF2199 domain-containing protein — protein sequence MNGFHCKSCGEYHDEMPRCFGASAPAMWLAMSEEERATRAEISTDQCIIDDQYYFVLGRIALPVLDSPEPFVWLAWISLSESNFLRCSELWDTPGRETEPAYFGWLQSSLPTYTPSTLNLKTSVQTMPIGERPIITIEPSTHPLAIEQLHGITRARVQEIAEFCLHG from the coding sequence ATGAACGGCTTCCATTGCAAATCCTGCGGTGAGTACCACGATGAAATGCCACGATGTTTCGGGGCAAGTGCACCAGCGATGTGGCTCGCCATGTCGGAAGAAGAACGTGCGACGCGTGCTGAGATTTCAACGGACCAGTGCATCATTGATGATCAATACTACTTTGTGCTTGGCCGCATAGCGCTTCCCGTCCTCGATAGTCCCGAACCATTTGTGTGGCTCGCTTGGATCTCGCTGAGTGAAAGTAATTTTTTGCGCTGCTCAGAGCTTTGGGACACGCCAGGTCGAGAAACCGAGCCGGCCTATTTTGGCTGGTTACAAAGTTCGCTTCCGACTTATACGCCATCAACTTTAAATCTCAAGACCAGCGTACAAACAATGCCTATCGGAGAGCGCCCGATCATCACCATAGAGCCAAGCACGCATCCACTCGCGATCGAACAGTTACATGGAATTACGCGGGCGCGGGTACAAGAAATAGCTGAATTTTGTTTGCATGGATAA
- a CDS encoding DUF6500 family protein has product MRPALRDKIIAVCEKKIAQKGAQVGVSFYAFFANKNDDPELLMEAATWWIQTHQLDHFEKAQKIIDMVQAAK; this is encoded by the coding sequence ATGCGCCCAGCTTTAAGAGACAAAATCATCGCCGTTTGCGAAAAAAAGATTGCCCAAAAAGGTGCACAAGTCGGCGTCTCGTTTTATGCCTTTTTCGCGAACAAAAATGACGATCCTGAGTTACTGATGGAAGCCGCGACGTGGTGGATACAAACGCATCAGCTTGACCATTTTGAGAAGGCGCAGAAGATCATTGACATGGTACAAGCGGCGAAATAG
- a CDS encoding demethoxyubiquinone hydroxylase family protein: MLKPQLTPLSQAYIKHQSTMQAPMIHNDQHQSQGKTALGDRIMKVNHAGEHGAICIYTAQIFLARLTAPGLVEELIEFRSHERAHRAVFDAELQRRGQAKCRSYHVCGIGGYTLGLLTSLFGTSAISATTVAIESVVLRHLQQQITALSSGNVIDTSAINAIKIIIEEEQLHHDHSARHCKADGFWSRLLGPIVAASTETVIWLGMRL, from the coding sequence ATGCTGAAGCCTCAACTTACTCCATTAAGCCAAGCTTATATCAAGCATCAATCAACCATGCAGGCACCGATGATTCACAACGATCAACACCAGTCACAGGGCAAGACTGCTTTAGGTGACCGCATCATGAAGGTCAATCATGCGGGGGAACACGGGGCGATTTGCATCTACACAGCGCAAATCTTCCTTGCCCGCTTGACCGCACCAGGTCTGGTAGAGGAATTGATCGAGTTTCGTTCGCATGAAAGAGCTCATCGCGCAGTGTTTGATGCAGAACTTCAACGGCGCGGCCAAGCAAAGTGTCGCAGCTATCATGTGTGCGGCATCGGCGGCTATACGTTGGGACTATTGACCAGTCTGTTCGGTACCTCGGCAATTTCTGCCACCACCGTGGCGATCGAGAGCGTGGTCCTGCGTCATTTACAGCAACAAATCACAGCTCTCAGCAGTGGAAATGTAATCGATACCAGTGCCATCAACGCGATTAAGATCATCATTGAAGAGGAACAACTACACCATGACCACTCAGCCCGACATTGCAAAGCCGACGGATTTTGGTCGCGCCTATTGGGCCCCATTGTCGCCGCCTCAACCGAAACCGTGATTTGGCTTGGCATGCGTTTATAA
- a CDS encoding ADP-ribosylglycohydrolase family protein gives MTQREPIERHHQILREQYLGCVQGLALGDVLGAPYEGGPLERALWWCLGKTKQGLPRWTDDTQMSINLLESLLDLQGIDQEDLAQRFALSYHWTRGYGPSAAKLLKRIRKGQAWQSASRAIHPQGSFGNGAAMRAPVLALFYPQDRVQLIQATERSAVVTHAHPLAIAGATIISLATQDMLHRRNLEEILANTLSFCRESGAQAFVKKLEAARTLLVKQGEVKAPDIRRQLGNGITAVDSCLTALYLALRFRDAPFMEMIECAIKLGGDTDTISTMAGALWGAYNGDESLPPLDFEEKGHLHQLALAVFERMQTKIDAQLASC, from the coding sequence GCCATCATCAGATCCTACGCGAACAGTACCTCGGATGTGTACAAGGTCTCGCATTGGGTGATGTGCTCGGAGCACCCTATGAAGGCGGACCACTGGAGCGTGCATTATGGTGGTGCTTGGGTAAGACCAAGCAAGGTCTTCCACGCTGGACCGATGACACACAGATGTCGATCAATCTGCTGGAATCACTTCTTGATCTACAAGGTATCGATCAGGAGGATCTAGCACAACGTTTTGCGCTGAGTTACCACTGGACACGCGGCTACGGTCCAAGTGCAGCGAAGCTTCTCAAGCGTATTCGCAAGGGCCAAGCATGGCAATCCGCTTCGAGAGCCATCCATCCTCAGGGCTCGTTTGGCAATGGTGCCGCTATGCGGGCACCGGTCTTAGCCTTGTTCTATCCACAGGACCGTGTACAACTGATACAAGCAACCGAACGAAGCGCGGTCGTCACCCATGCACATCCTTTAGCCATTGCTGGCGCCACAATCATCTCCCTTGCCACGCAAGATATGCTGCATCGACGCAACCTCGAAGAGATCCTGGCAAACACGCTATCCTTCTGTCGTGAAAGCGGTGCACAAGCATTCGTTAAAAAACTAGAGGCGGCACGAACTTTACTCGTCAAGCAAGGCGAGGTTAAGGCACCTGATATCCGCAGGCAATTAGGCAATGGCATTACCGCAGTCGATTCCTGCCTCACCGCGCTTTATCTCGCATTACGCTTTCGCGACGCCCCATTTATGGAAATGATTGAATGCGCCATCAAGCTTGGTGGCGACACAGATACCATCAGTACCATGGCGGGCGCATTGTGGGGTGCTTACAATGGTGACGAATCATTGCCACCTCTGGATTTCGAAGAAAAGGGCCATCTACATCAACTGGCACTGGCCGTATTTGAGAGAATGCAGACAAAGATCGATGCGCAACTCGCTTCATGCTGA